The nucleotide window ACCTTTATCACTACCCGATGTTCATCACCGATCCGGAAGAGAACGGCGCCTTCGGGGCGGATGCAAACGGCACCGGTCCCTTTATCCTGACCGAATACGTCGTCGGCAAGAGCGCCAAGTACAAGGCTCGCACGGATTATTGGGGCACGGGTCCCTATCTCGACACTTTCGAATATGTCGACCTCGGCGACAATCCGGGTGCCGGTATCGCCGCCATGGCCTCCAAGCAGATCGATGGCCTGTCCGAGGCCGATGCTGTTCAGATCAATGCGATGAAGAGTTTCCCGCATGTCGCAGTGTATCAGGTCGAGACGACCCAGACGGTGGTCGCCCGTATGCATCCCGATATCGAGCAGTTCAAAGACAAGCGTGTGCGCCAGGCGATGCGCTATGCGATTGACCGCGACAAGGTCATCCAGACCGCGCTTCTGGGTGCCGGCGTTCCTGCCGAAGATCATCACGTCGCGCCCTCGCATCCCGAATATGCTGCGCTGCCGAAATATCCGCGCGACATCGAGAAAGCGAAGAAGCTCCTGAGCGATGCCGGCTATCCGGACGGTTTCGAATTCGACATGGTCACGCGTCCCGATCCGATCTGGGAACTGAACACGGCGCAGGTCCTCGCCGAACAGTTCAAGGACATCGGCGTCAAGATCAACATCAAGTCCCTGCCCAGCGCCCAATATTGGGAAGTCTGGACGACGGCTCCCTTCAGCCTGACCGCGTGGGGCCACCGGCCGCTGGCAATCATGACACTGTCGCTTGCCTATCGTTCGAATGCCGCCTGGAACGAGTCCAATTATTCCAACGCCGATTTCGACAAGCTGCTGACCGAAGCCGAGGGCATCCTCGATCCGAAGGAACGCAGCAAGGTCATGGCGAAAATCGAGGCGATCATGCAGGATGATGGGCCGATCGTTCAGCCCTTCTGGCGGCTGTTCTCGACCGTCATGGACAAGAAGGTCAAGGGCTTCGAGCTCCATCCTTCGCAATACATCTTCGCGCATCAGTACGCGATCTCGGCGTAACCTCCCGGCTGGCGCCTGGCCGCGTTCGCGCGGTCGGGTGCTAGGCCCAGTCAGCGGATTCCTCCGGCTATGGCGACATTTCTCCTGAAACGCTTGGCGATGATGTTCGTGACGATGCTTTGCGCCTCGTTTCTCGTCTTCGCCGTCTGTGAGTTCACTCCCGGCAGCGTGGCGCGCAAGTCGCTCGGTCCTTTCGCCACCCAGCAGCAGGTCGACCTGCTGTCGGAGAAATTGAAGGCGAATGATCCGCTGCTGGTGCGTTACGGCCGCTGGCTCGGTGTGCTCGTCGGCGCAATCCCCGATCCGCTTCAGGATCCGACCACCGGGTTAAACTTCAAGGATCCGCGCGGCGCCCAGTATTTCGGTAACTTCGGCTACTCCACCCTGAACAAGCTGCCCGTCAACGATGTCATCTGGGATCGTCTCGGCAATACCTCCATCCTCGCCGGGCTGGCGTTCCTGCTGATCGTCCCGCTGTCGATCATTTTTGGCATCCTCTCGGGGTTGAAAGAAGGTGGGGTGCTGGACCGGACGCTATCGGTCATCTGTATCACCTTCACCTCTATTCCGGAGTTTGCGTCAGGCGTCTTCCTGGTGACGCTTTTCGTGATCCTCTGGCCGATCCTGCCAGGCACCAGCCCGCTCAACAGCGATGGCGGCTGGGCTGTACCGTATCAGTTCGTCCTGCCCGTCGCGGTGCTCGTCATCTATGACTTCGGCTATGTGGCCCGCATGATCCGCGTTTCGATGATCGGTGTCATGGAGCGGCCCTATATCCGCACCGCAATCCTGAAGGGCATGAGCACGCGCCGCATGGTTCTCGGGCACGCGTTGCGGAATGCGATGATCGCGCCGTTCACCGTGCTCCTGCTGCAAATCAACTTCCTGATCAGCGGCGTCGTCGTCACCGAGCTCGTCTTTGCCTATCCGGGCTTCGGGCGCCTGATCCTCGATGCAAGTCTGTTCGGCGATATCGCAACGCTCGAGGCCGCCACGCTGATCACCGTTGCCATCGCCGTCATCACGCAGTTGCTTGGCGACCTTGGCTACATGCTGCTCGATCCACGCATCCGGGTGAGGTAAATCATGGCTGTTCAAGACAACATCACCGGAGCAGTCGCCGCACCGCCAAAGCGTGCTACAAGGCCCAACTGGATGCGCATCTTTCATTCGCACACGGCCGTCGTCGGTCTTTGCCTGGTTCTCTTCTGGGTACTTGCGGCACTTCTGGCGCCGATCCTCCCGCTTCCATCGCCGACGGATTCCGATGTCATGGCGATGAGCAACCCCTATCCTTCCGCTGCCCATTGGTTGGGGACCGATATTCTCGGTCGTGATATGCTGTCACGGTTGATCTTCGGCGCCCGCACAGTGCTTTCCGTTGCGCCGCTGTCTGTGGCGGTTGCCATGATCGTCGGCATCACGATGGGGATGATTGCAGGCTATTATGGCGGCTGGGTCGATGTGCTGATCAGCCGCTTCTCGGACATCATCCTGGCCTTTCCGGTTCTCGTTATCTACGTCATCCTGATCGCCAATATCGGACCGTCGGTCCTGAATATCGTCATTGCAACGATGATTGCCTCGGCGCCCGGTATCGGCCGCATAACCCGCGGCCTGGTGCTCGGCCTCAAGCAACAGGAATATATTTCGGCGGCAAAGCTGCGTGCGGAAAGCACGCTCTACATCATGATCGTCGAGTTGCTGCCGAACTGCCGTAGCCTGCTGATCGTCGATGCCTGTCTGCGCATCGGCTACACGATCATCACCATCGGCATCCTCGGATTTCTCGGCCTCGGCCTGCCGCCACCGAACCCCGATTGGGGCGGCATGGTCAAGGAGAGCGTCACTGTCCTGAATGTCTGGCCGCACATGTCGCTGATCCCGTCCTTCGCGCTCGTCAGCCTGGTCCTCGGCTTCAACCTTCTCGCTGACGGTATGCGGGAGGCATGGAAACCATGAACATCATCGCGTCCAATCTTCAAGGAGCGGCCATGTCCATCACGCCATCGATTGATCGTGAACCCGTTCTCGACATTCAGAACCTGCGTATCGAGTTTCGCGGCAAGAGCGAAACGGTGGTTGCGATCCCCGATCTCTCATTCAAGGTCATGCCGGGTGAAAGCTACGGTCTCGTCGGTGAATCGGGCTGCGGCAAGAGCACCACGGCCATGGCGATCATGGGCTATCTCGGCGCGACCGGCGTTGTTGCCGGCGGCAGCATCCGCTTCAACGGCAAGCAGCTGGTCGATGCCTCCCCCAAGGAGTTGCGTTCCATCCGCGGGCGGCAGATTGCGATGGTTTACCAGGATCCGATGAGCGCGCTCAATCCTGTCAAGACGATCGGTGCGCAGCTTGCCGAAGTGCCTTTGCTTCACATGCGCGCCAGCAAGAAAGACGCCGTGGCCATGGCGGAGGCGATGCTTGCCGACGTTCGTTTGCCAGACCCACGAGACATGATGAAGCGGTATCCGCATCAGCTGTCCGGCGGCCAGCAGCAGCGCGTGATCATCGCCATGGCATTGCTTGCCAAACCGTCCCTGCTGCTGCTCGATGAACCGACAACCGGCCTTGATGTGACCGTCGAGGCTGCGGTGATCGATCTGATCGCCGAATTGCGCCAACGCTATTCGACCAGCCTGCTGTTCATCTCGCACAATCTCGGCCTGATCGCAGAGAGCTGCGATCGTCTCGGCATCATGTATTCCGGCGAGATGGTGGAAGAGGGAACGACATCAGAGGTATTCCGCCGGCCGAAGCATCCTTATACGCGCGGCCTTATCGATTGCATTCCCGATATTACCGGCGATAAGCGCAGCCGCACGCTTGCCGCTATCCCGGGCTCTATCCCGCTGCCGCAGGAAAGGCCGCAAGGCTGTCTTTTCGGGCCGCGTTGTTCGAGTTTC belongs to Rhizobium indicum and includes:
- a CDS encoding ABC transporter substrate-binding protein produces the protein MTTVDKTQHSYIPTLVEQMSSGSIGRREFLRKATLLGVSAAAAYSLAGVPVPGNIAQAEDMPKGGNLRIGMRCMEIKDPHLADFAEKSNVIRQVCEYLTLTDRNNITHPYLLEKWEVSDDLKTWTLHLRKDVKWRKGRSLTADDVVWNLKRVCDPAIGSSMLGLFTGYLVQQFETGEKDEKGNPKKSSKLWADNAIEKVDDHTVRLNCSSPQIAVPEHLYHYPMFITDPEENGAFGADANGTGPFILTEYVVGKSAKYKARTDYWGTGPYLDTFEYVDLGDNPGAGIAAMASKQIDGLSEADAVQINAMKSFPHVAVYQVETTQTVVARMHPDIEQFKDKRVRQAMRYAIDRDKVIQTALLGAGVPAEDHHVAPSHPEYAALPKYPRDIEKAKKLLSDAGYPDGFEFDMVTRPDPIWELNTAQVLAEQFKDIGVKINIKSLPSAQYWEVWTTAPFSLTAWGHRPLAIMTLSLAYRSNAAWNESNYSNADFDKLLTEAEGILDPKERSKVMAKIEAIMQDDGPIVQPFWRLFSTVMDKKVKGFELHPSQYIFAHQYAISA
- a CDS encoding ABC transporter permease codes for the protein MATFLLKRLAMMFVTMLCASFLVFAVCEFTPGSVARKSLGPFATQQQVDLLSEKLKANDPLLVRYGRWLGVLVGAIPDPLQDPTTGLNFKDPRGAQYFGNFGYSTLNKLPVNDVIWDRLGNTSILAGLAFLLIVPLSIIFGILSGLKEGGVLDRTLSVICITFTSIPEFASGVFLVTLFVILWPILPGTSPLNSDGGWAVPYQFVLPVAVLVIYDFGYVARMIRVSMIGVMERPYIRTAILKGMSTRRMVLGHALRNAMIAPFTVLLLQINFLISGVVVTELVFAYPGFGRLILDASLFGDIATLEAATLITVAIAVITQLLGDLGYMLLDPRIRVR
- a CDS encoding ABC transporter permease; this encodes MAVQDNITGAVAAPPKRATRPNWMRIFHSHTAVVGLCLVLFWVLAALLAPILPLPSPTDSDVMAMSNPYPSAAHWLGTDILGRDMLSRLIFGARTVLSVAPLSVAVAMIVGITMGMIAGYYGGWVDVLISRFSDIILAFPVLVIYVILIANIGPSVLNIVIATMIASAPGIGRITRGLVLGLKQQEYISAAKLRAESTLYIMIVELLPNCRSLLIVDACLRIGYTIITIGILGFLGLGLPPPNPDWGGMVKESVTVLNVWPHMSLIPSFALVSLVLGFNLLADGMREAWKP